The following are encoded together in the Lactuca sativa cultivar Salinas chromosome 1, Lsat_Salinas_v11, whole genome shotgun sequence genome:
- the LOC111915753 gene encoding purple acid phosphatase 2, protein MGTNRVGVGSVYLLACLILGALRSCNGGISSSYARSNSISADMPLNSDVFAVPPGYNSPQQVHITQGDHEGKGVIISWVTPDEPGSSEVIYWAENSELKKHAVGTVVTYKYYNYSSPYIHHCTIKNLEYDTKYFYEVGIGNAKRQFWFITPPEVGPDVPYTFGLIGDLGQTFDSNRTLTHYESNPAKGKAVLFVGDLSYADAYPLHDNNRWDSWARFVERSVAYQPWIWSAGNHEIDFLPEYGETEPFKPYTHRYYVPYKSSGSTSPLWYSIKRASAYIIVMSSYSAYGMYTPQYKWLMSELPKVNRSETPWLIVVMHCPLYSSYVHHYMEGETMRVMYEQYFVQYKVDVVFSGHVHAYERTGRVSNIAYNIENGLCTPRNDGLAPVYITIGDGGNQEGLLYEMVDPQPRYSAYREPSYGHGIFDIKNKTHAYFAWHRNQDGYAVEGDSLWFENLYWKSSQDSLSTSF, encoded by the exons ATGGGTACGAACCGGGTCGGCGTTGGCTCCGTTTATCTACTAGCGTGTTTGATTTTAGGAGCTCTAAGATCATGCAATGGAGGGATCAGCAGTAGCTATGCCAGAAGCAACAGCATTAGTGCTGATATGCCGTTAAACAGCGATGTTTTTGCAGTTCCTCCTGGTTATAATTCTCCTCAACAG GTTCACATAACACAAGGGGATCACGAAGGTAAAGGAGTGATTATTTCTTGGGTTACACCAGATGAACCTGGTTCAAGTGAAGTCATTTACTGGGCTGAAAATAGTGAGCTCAAAAAACACGCAGTAGGAACCGTTGTCACCTACAAGTACTACAACTACAGCTCACCGTACATCCATCACTGCACCATCAAGAACCTTGAA TATGACACCAAGTACTTTTACGAAGTCGGAATTGGAAACGCCAAACGACAATTTTGGTTCATTACGCCACCTGAAGTGGGGCCCGATGTGCCTTATACTTTCGGTCTTATTG GTGATCTTGGTCAAACATTTGACTCGAATCGGACTTTGACTCATTATGAGTCAAACCCGGCGAAAGGGAAAGCCGTGTTGTTTGTTGGAGACCTTTCATATGCGGATGCATACCCGTTGCATGATAATAACAGGTGGGATTCATGGGCAAGGTTTGTTGAAAGAAGTGTTGCTTACCAACCATGGATTTGGAGTGCTGGGAATCATGAAATCGATTTTCTTCCTGAATAT GGTGAGACAGAACCATTCAAGCCTTATACACACCGCTATTATGTACCATATAAATCATCCGGGAGCACATCTCCTCTTTGGTACTCAATCAAGAGGGCTTCAGCATACATAATTGTCATGTCTTCTTATTCAGCTTATG GAATGTACACACCACAGTATAAGTGGCTCATGAGTGAGCTACCAAAAGTGAACAGAAGTGAGACACCATGGCTTATTGTTGTTATGCATTGTCCATTATATAGCAGCTATGTGCATCATTACATGGAAGGTGAAACAATGAGAGTGATGTATGAACAATATTTTGTTCAGTACAAAGTTGATGTTGTCTTTTCGGGACACGTTCATGCATACGAACGAACT GGACGCGTATCGAATATTGCTTACAACATTGAAAACGGATTGTGCACTCCTAGAAATGACGGATTAGCCCCTGTTTACATAACCATTGGGGATGGAGGAAACCAAGAAGGATTACTCTATGA AATGGTTGATCCACAACCAAGGTATTCAGCATATAGGGAACCAAGTTATGGGCATGGGATATTTGATATCAAGAACAAGACTCATGCATATTTTGCATGGCATCGTAATCAAGATGGATATGCTGTTGAAGGAGACTCTTTATGGTTTGAGAATCTATACTGGAAATCATCACAGGATTCATTGTCTACATCATTTTGA